The Pseudomonas protegens genome contains the following window.
TCGCCCAAGCGCGCCAACCTGCGCGAACTGGTGGAATCCATCGCCCGTGTGTTCGAAGGCCTGGCACGCCAGAAATGCCTGAGCTTCATCCTCGATATCGACTCGCGCATCAATTGCGATGTGCTGGTAGACGGCATGCGCTTCAAGCAGATTCTGTCCAACCTGATAAGCAACGCCATCAAGTTCACCGAAGCTGGCTTCATCAAAGTGAGCATCACTGGCGATCTGCTGGAGAACTCGCTGCTGCACGTCAAACTGCGCGTCGAAGACTCAGGAATAGGCATATCGCCCAGCAACCAGCAGCGCCTGTTCCAACCTTTTGCCCAGGTCGAACGCAATGTGCTCAATACCGAAGGCACCGGCCTGGGACTGGTGATCTGTCGCTCCCTGTGCGAAATGATGGGCGGCACTGTGTCGATGAGCAGCACCCTGGGCCAGGGCACCCTGGTGGAGGTGGACCTGCGCCTTCAAGTGCTGGAGCGCCTGGCCGCCGCAGAACCGCCACCCAGCATCAAGCAGCGGCAGATGTACCGCTTGCAGATTCTGGTGGTGGACGATCATCCGGTGAACCGTCAGGTCCTGGGACAGCAACTGGCGTTTCTCGGGCACGACGTAGTCGAAGCGCAACATGGCCAAGAGGCACTGAAGATCTGGCGCGAGCATGCCCTGGACCTGATCATCACCGACTGCCACATGCCGGTCATGAACGGTGCCGAACTGGCGCGCTCAATTCGCCAGGAAGAACGCGACAGCCACGACGAACCGATCGTGATCATCGGCCTGACCGCCGACGCCCAACCAGAGGAAGTGGAGCGTTGCATCCAGGCCGGAATGAATGACTGCCTGATCAAGCCCATCAGCCTGGATGAACTGGAAGCGCGCCTGTTGGCCCTGGGTCAGGTCGAGGAAGAAGAACGCGCGCCCCTGCCGCCCGAAGAACGCGTCAGCAGCCAATCCCCACAGGTATTCGACCTGGAGTCCCTGCATACCCTGGTGGGCAGCGAGCCGACCATGCTGCAGCACATCCTCAGTGAACTGCTCAGCAACAATCGCACCGACCTGCAGACCCTGGAGACACTGCTCCGGGAGCAAGCGACAGCGGAACTTGCCGAGTTGGCGCATCGCATCAAGGGGGCTGCGCGAGTCGTCAAGGGCGAGCAACTGGTGGAGAGCTGCCGGCAATTGGAAGACGCCTGCCTGGGCCCGGAGCTGAACATGCTCCTGGTGAGCGAATGTGTCGAACAGGTTAAGCAGGCCATCCTGAGCCTTGAACAGCACCTGATTGAGCAGTACGAAGGGCCAGCACCCCTTGACGGGGGATAGCGTGGCGCAGGCCCAGGGTGCGGGCTAGGGGTGCAGGCTAGGGGTTGTTCCGCCGCTGCAGCTCAAGTTGCTCGGCGGCGCTGGCTTCGAGCTTTGCACGCTCTTGATCCAGGTAGCGATAAATACCCTGGAAGTTGGCGATCTTCTGCTTGATCTGGGCCATCTTCTTTTCAATGAGCTTGGCGCCCTCGGCACAGTCGATCTGCTGGTTGCGCTGCGCCTCCAGAATTTCGCCTATTTCCCCCAGGGAAAACCCCATGCTTTGCGCGCGCTGGATAAAGTCCAGATCCTGCAGGGTTTGCGCGGTGTAAACGCGATAGTTGTTGGTTCGCCGCTGCGGAGAGATCAGGCCGATTTGCTCGTAGTAACGCAGCGTATGGCGGCTGGCGCCACTGCGGGCCTCGATTTCACCGATTTTCATGAAAACACCGCTTGACTGTAGAGTTGGGTCGACAGTTTACGCTTGATTTCTCACCGTCAACAAGGAACAGGGAAATGAGCGTGGAGTGTTTTGTCACCGGGGGTACCGGCTTCATCGGTCAACATTTGCTGGCGCACCTGAGTGCGAAAGGCCACACCGTCCGGGTATTGATGCGTCGTCCCGAGCGACTCGCGGCACTGCGCGAGCAAGTCGAGCATTTGGGCGGCTGGGGCACCCGGGTATTGGCCGTGGCCGGCGATCTGGAACGGGACAACCTCGGGCTGAGTCCTGACGACCGAGCAGCGCTGAGGCACGCCGGCGTCGTCTTCCACCTGGGCGCCCACTTCGCTTGGGGGCTTTCCCTGGCGCAGTCGCGCGCGGTGAACGTTGCAGGAGCCCAGCGCGTGGCGCTGCTGGCGGCTGAGCAAAACAGCCGGCTAGTGATGATCGGCGGCTACATGCTGAAAAACCACGAGCACCTGCAACGCATCGGCATCGATCCTCGTCATCCGCAGCGGACCGATTGGCCTACGGTCTACCGGCAGGTCGGTGGTTACGAGGCGAGCAAGCTGGAAGCGCATTTTGCGACCCTGGAGACCATGTCCGCCAAGGGTGGCGAGCTGACCGTTGTCCACCCGGCGACGGTGTGTGGCCACAGCCGCACCGGGCATATCCTCGACGGCCAGCCCCTGGTGGCGCTGATACGCAACCTGGTGCAGGGAAAGCTGACGGCCGTGCCCGGCACCGCCCAGCACTGGCTGCCACTGGTCACCGTGGATTACCTGGTTGAGCTGATGGCGGCCTGTGCCTTTGACCCGGCCATGGCCGGCCAGGAACTGCTGGCGCTGGATGCGCAAACGCCCAACTTGCGAGAACTGTTGGCACAGGTGGCCCAACCCTTGGGCTTGAAGTCGCCCAGGCATCACGTTTCGCTTCGCCTGCTGAAGTGGCTGCTGAGCATTCCTCCCGTCGCGCGATTGATGAATACCCAACCCGAAGCCTTGGACTTTATCCAGACCACGCGTTTTGATACCGCGGCCGTCGAGCAATTTGCCAACAGGCACGCAATCGCCAAACCGGATATACGCCAGTCTCTGCGGCACACTGCAACCTTCGTCAACGCTCATTGCATGGCCAAGCGCTAGCCGCCGACGGCTCCCCTCGGGGCGACACAACGCTTAGCCCCGATGGCAGGAACTGTGCGCAGGCAAGTGATGTAGAGCGGTATCCTAACGAACAACAATTCAGCGACAGGGATCGTCATCCATGCCATCCACGTTCAGCAAATGAGCTATTCTCGGCCCCTGATTGCTTTGGCGATCGGTGTTTTATGTCGTGTTTTAAGCAACTGAGCGCGCCACGCTGTCCTCAGCCGTTCTTAAGTGAACACTTGCGGCCTGAAGCAACTTTCCGCGGATAGGCATCAACACCCAGAGCAATCAGCAAGCCCCCAAAAAATTCAGCAGCGACGCCTGCTAGACTCCGCCCCCCCCGAACCCGCCTGAAGATGACCACAGGCACTGACCGCCCCATTGAAAGGACTCTGCCATGAACAAGCTGACCTACGGCCTTTTTGCCTCGACACTGGCCCTGTCTATCGACGTTGCCCACGCCGCTTCCGTGGCCCAAGTCTTCACCGGCGAGATGCTGGGCACCAATCAGCGTTACTTTGAATCCGTCGCCGGAATCCCTCGGGAATCCTTCGGCGATGAGCACAAGTTCAAAGTCCAGGGCTGCGATATCACCGCCACCATAGAGGGCGGCACAGTCAGCAAACTGCGCATGGAGCTGACGCCCAAATGCCAGGCCGACCTGACCCAGTTCGTCGGCAGCTTCGCCCCCGCCCCAGGCAAACCCCTCACCGTCGGCGCCTTCAACGCATCGTCCGGTGGCGGCCTGAGCTACAGCGCCAGTTGCCTGAGCATGTGCGGCAACGCCGCCGACCCTTCCGTCTATGCCCACTGGGAAGGCCCTCGCGCCATAGGTTTCAGAGAGGTGCTGCTGGAGGTGGTGCTGGCCTCGGATCCTGCGCTCAACGCCGCCAACCAGTGGGAAGCGCAGATGCGCAAAGCCGAGGGCGAAGAC
Protein-coding sequences here:
- a CDS encoding MerR family transcriptional regulator, whose translation is MKIGEIEARSGASRHTLRYYEQIGLISPQRRTNNYRVYTAQTLQDLDFIQRAQSMGFSLGEIGEILEAQRNQQIDCAEGAKLIEKKMAQIKQKIANFQGIYRYLDQERAKLEASAAEQLELQRRNNP
- a CDS encoding SDR family oxidoreductase; the encoded protein is MSVECFVTGGTGFIGQHLLAHLSAKGHTVRVLMRRPERLAALREQVEHLGGWGTRVLAVAGDLERDNLGLSPDDRAALRHAGVVFHLGAHFAWGLSLAQSRAVNVAGAQRVALLAAEQNSRLVMIGGYMLKNHEHLQRIGIDPRHPQRTDWPTVYRQVGGYEASKLEAHFATLETMSAKGGELTVVHPATVCGHSRTGHILDGQPLVALIRNLVQGKLTAVPGTAQHWLPLVTVDYLVELMAACAFDPAMAGQELLALDAQTPNLRELLAQVAQPLGLKSPRHHVSLRLLKWLLSIPPVARLMNTQPEALDFIQTTRFDTAAVEQFANRHAIAKPDIRQSLRHTATFVNAHCMAKR